A stretch of the Azorhizobium caulinodans ORS 571 genome encodes the following:
- a CDS encoding aspartate kinase, with product MARLVMKFGGTSVANIERIRNVARHVKREVDAGYEVAVVVSAMSGKTNELVAWCKESSALYDPREYDAVVASGEQVTSGLLAITLQSMGLKARSWQGWQIPISTDEAHGSARIQEIDGTALNTGFAAGEVAVIAGFQGMHLPTGRITTLGRGGSDTSAVAVAAAIGAERCDIYTDVDGVYTTDPRVVPKAKRLDRIAFEEMLEMASLGAKVLQVRSVELAMVHQVRTFVRSSFEDPDAPHMGTVESAGTLICDEEEIVANQMEARVVTGIAFSKDEAQVSIRRVEDKPGVAAAVFVPLADAHINVDMIVQNVSADGRTTDITFTVPTADYERAKDVLNKARDTITFETIEGATDVTKVSVIGIGMRSHAGVAADAFKALAAKGINIRAITTSEIKISILIDAAYTELAVRTLHSLYGLDK from the coding sequence ATGGCACGGCTGGTCATGAAGTTCGGCGGCACGTCCGTCGCCAATATCGAACGCATCCGTAACGTCGCCCGCCACGTGAAGCGCGAGGTGGACGCCGGCTACGAGGTGGCCGTCGTCGTCTCCGCCATGTCCGGCAAAACCAACGAGCTGGTCGCCTGGTGCAAGGAGAGCTCCGCGCTCTACGATCCGCGCGAATATGACGCGGTCGTCGCATCGGGCGAGCAGGTCACCTCGGGACTGCTGGCCATCACCCTCCAGTCCATGGGCCTGAAGGCCCGCTCCTGGCAGGGCTGGCAGATCCCCATCTCCACCGACGAGGCGCACGGCTCCGCCCGCATCCAGGAGATCGACGGCACGGCGCTCAACACCGGCTTCGCGGCCGGAGAAGTCGCGGTGATCGCCGGCTTCCAGGGCATGCACCTGCCCACGGGCCGCATCACGACGCTGGGGCGCGGCGGCTCGGACACCAGCGCCGTGGCGGTGGCGGCGGCCATCGGCGCCGAGCGCTGCGACATCTATACCGACGTGGACGGCGTCTACACCACCGATCCGCGGGTGGTGCCGAAGGCCAAGCGGCTCGACCGCATCGCCTTCGAGGAAATGCTGGAGATGGCCTCGCTGGGCGCCAAGGTGCTCCAGGTCCGCTCCGTGGAACTCGCCATGGTGCATCAGGTGCGCACCTTCGTGCGCTCCAGCTTCGAGGATCCGGACGCGCCCCACATGGGCACGGTTGAATCCGCCGGCACCCTCATCTGCGACGAGGAGGAAATCGTGGCAAACCAGATGGAAGCTCGCGTTGTCACCGGCATCGCCTTCTCCAAGGACGAGGCCCAGGTGTCGATCCGCCGGGTCGAGGACAAGCCCGGCGTCGCCGCCGCCGTCTTCGTGCCGCTGGCGGATGCCCACATCAATGTGGACATGATCGTCCAGAACGTGTCGGCCGACGGCCGCACGACGGACATCACCTTCACCGTCCCCACCGCCGATTACGAGCGGGCCAAGGACGTGCTGAACAAGGCGCGCGACACCATCACCTTCGAGACCATCGAGGGCGCCACCGACGTCACCAAGGTGTCGGTAATCGGTATCGGCATGCGCTCCCACGCGGGCGTTGCCGCCGATGCCTTCAAGGCGCTGGCCGCCAAGGGCATCAACATTCGCGCCATCACCACGTCCGAGATCAAGATCTCCATCCTGATCGACGCCGCCTACACCGAACTTGCGGTGCGCACGCTGCATTCGCTATACGGCCTCGACAAGTGA
- the ptsP gene encoding phosphoenolpyruvate--protein phosphotransferase encodes MRGALGGPRVLLRRLREVMAEPISAQDRLDKIVVLIAANMVAEVCSVYVLRVDATLELYATEGLNRDAVHLTVMRTDEGLVGHVAREAESLALSDAQNHPEFSYRPETGEEIYNSFLGVPILRGGNTLGVLVVQNRARRTYTDEEIEALQTTAMVMAEMIASGELTALAKPGAEPAAQRPLHLKGTALADGLGLGHVVLHEPRVVVTNVIADDVHKETARLDGAIGKLRASIDLLLEDDGLSKAGEHREILEAYRMFAHDRGWMHKMREAVQTGLTAEGAVERVQSDTRARIMRASDPYLRERLHDLDDLANRLLRELTGRGRPSERADLPENAILIARNMSPAALLEYDRSRIRGLVLEEGGTTSHVTIVARALGIAAVGQVENATSLAETGDPVIVDGQAGEVHLRPPGDVEEAYAEKVRFRAKRQARYAALRDLPNVTKDGAAVDLLLNAGLLVDLPHITETGAAGIGLFRTELQFMVASTFPRISEQLRLYRAVLDAAGDRPVTFRTLDIGGDKVLPYMRTVEEENPALGWRAIRLGLDRPGLLRSQIRALLRAAAGRELRVMFPMVADVAEFDQARTILERELTHLRKHGHSLPEKVYAGAMVEVPSLLFQLDEILSRADFLSVGSNDLVQFLFAADRSNVRVADRFDPLSPAALRAFRMVAQAGARHGKPVTLCGELASRPLEAIALAAVGFRALSLSPAAVGPVKSVLLDLDLGAARALIEPLLADTTGTADIRARLKDFAETSGLSF; translated from the coding sequence ATGCGTGGCGCGCTCGGCGGTCCCCGCGTGCTCCTGAGGCGTCTCCGCGAAGTCATGGCGGAACCGATCAGCGCGCAGGACCGCCTGGACAAGATCGTTGTGCTGATCGCCGCCAACATGGTGGCGGAAGTCTGCTCGGTCTACGTGCTGCGCGTGGACGCCACCCTTGAGCTCTATGCCACCGAGGGCCTGAACCGCGACGCGGTGCATCTCACCGTCATGCGCACGGACGAGGGCCTCGTCGGTCACGTCGCCCGCGAGGCCGAAAGCCTCGCCCTCTCCGACGCCCAGAATCACCCGGAATTCTCTTACCGGCCGGAAACGGGCGAGGAGATCTACAACTCCTTCCTCGGCGTGCCGATCCTGCGCGGCGGCAACACCCTCGGCGTGCTGGTGGTGCAGAACCGTGCCCGCCGCACCTATACCGACGAAGAGATCGAGGCGCTCCAGACCACCGCCATGGTGATGGCGGAGATGATTGCCTCCGGCGAACTCACCGCGCTCGCCAAGCCCGGCGCCGAGCCGGCCGCCCAGCGCCCGCTGCATCTGAAGGGCACGGCGCTGGCCGATGGCCTCGGCCTCGGCCATGTGGTGCTGCACGAGCCGCGCGTGGTGGTGACGAACGTCATCGCCGACGACGTGCACAAGGAGACGGCCCGTCTCGACGGCGCCATCGGCAAGCTGCGCGCCTCCATCGACCTGCTGCTGGAGGACGACGGCCTCTCCAAGGCCGGCGAGCATCGCGAGATCCTCGAAGCCTACCGCATGTTCGCCCATGACCGGGGCTGGATGCACAAGATGCGCGAGGCGGTGCAGACCGGCCTCACCGCCGAGGGCGCTGTGGAGCGCGTGCAGTCGGACACCCGCGCCCGGATCATGCGCGCCTCCGACCCCTATCTGCGCGAGCGCCTGCACGATCTCGATGATCTCGCCAACCGGCTGCTGCGCGAGCTGACCGGCCGCGGACGCCCCTCCGAGCGGGCGGACCTGCCGGAGAACGCCATTCTCATCGCCCGCAACATGAGCCCGGCGGCGCTGCTGGAATATGACCGCAGCCGCATCCGGGGCCTCGTGCTGGAAGAGGGCGGCACCACCAGCCACGTCACCATCGTCGCCCGCGCCCTCGGCATCGCCGCCGTGGGGCAGGTGGAGAACGCCACCAGCCTTGCGGAGACGGGCGATCCCGTCATCGTCGACGGACAGGCGGGTGAGGTGCACCTGCGCCCGCCGGGCGACGTGGAAGAAGCCTATGCGGAAAAGGTCCGCTTCCGCGCCAAGCGCCAGGCGCGCTACGCGGCGCTGCGTGACCTGCCCAATGTGACCAAGGACGGCGCGGCGGTGGATCTGCTGCTGAACGCCGGCCTGCTGGTGGACCTGCCCCACATCACCGAGACGGGAGCGGCGGGCATCGGCCTCTTCCGCACCGAACTCCAGTTCATGGTGGCCTCTACCTTCCCGCGCATCTCCGAGCAGCTGCGGCTCTATCGCGCCGTGCTCGATGCGGCCGGCGACCGGCCGGTGACCTTCCGCACGCTCGACATTGGCGGCGACAAGGTGCTGCCTTACATGCGCACCGTGGAAGAGGAGAACCCGGCGCTCGGCTGGCGGGCCATCCGCCTCGGCCTCGACCGGCCCGGCCTGCTGCGCAGCCAGATCCGCGCGCTGCTGCGGGCGGCAGCGGGCCGCGAGCTGCGCGTCATGTTCCCCATGGTGGCGGACGTGGCGGAGTTCGATCAGGCCCGTACCATTCTGGAGCGCGAGCTTACCCATCTGCGCAAGCACGGCCATAGCCTTCCCGAGAAGGTCTATGCCGGCGCCATGGTGGAGGTGCCCTCGCTGCTGTTCCAGCTCGACGAGATCCTCTCCCGCGCCGACTTCCTGTCGGTGGGCTCGAACGACCTCGTGCAGTTCCTGTTCGCCGCCGACCGCTCCAACGTCCGGGTGGCGGACCGCTTCGATCCGCTCTCCCCCGCAGCGCTGCGGGCCTTCCGCATGGTGGCGCAGGCCGGCGCCCGGCACGGCAAGCCGGTGACGCTGTGCGGCGAACTCGCCTCCCGCCCGCTGGAAGCCATTGCGCTCGCCGCCGTGGGCTTCCGCGCGCTGTCGCTCTCGCCGGCGGCCGTTGGCCCGGTGAAGTCGGTGCTGCTGGACCTTGATCTCGGCGCCGCCCGCGCCCTCATCGAGCCGCTGCTGGCGGACACCACCGGCACCGCCGACATTCGCGCGCGGCTGAAGGACTTCGCCGAAACCAGCGGCCTGTCCTTCTAG
- a CDS encoding SspB family protein has translation MPPVDHIRYDLLAQEALRGVVRRVLSDVARDGLPGDHHFYISFDTRAPGVRLSQRMREQYPEDMTIVLQHQFWDLNVTEHAVEVGLSFGGVPEKLLIPFSAMKGFFDPSVKFGLQFDLGTPEEEPELDGVQDTEASAPVPLAGAKGSKASAPKLRGAASEPAVASAGGSDEKPEGEPSSGGAEVVRLDVFRKK, from the coding sequence ATGCCGCCGGTCGATCACATCCGTTACGATCTCCTCGCCCAGGAAGCGCTGCGCGGCGTCGTCCGCCGCGTGCTGTCCGACGTGGCCCGCGACGGCCTGCCCGGCGACCATCATTTCTACATCTCCTTCGATACGCGCGCGCCCGGCGTGCGCCTCTCGCAGCGCATGCGCGAGCAGTATCCGGAGGACATGACCATCGTGCTCCAGCACCAGTTCTGGGATCTCAACGTCACCGAGCATGCGGTGGAGGTGGGCCTCTCCTTCGGCGGCGTGCCGGAGAAGCTGCTCATTCCCTTCTCCGCCATGAAGGGCTTCTTCGATCCCTCCGTGAAGTTCGGCCTTCAGTTCGACCTCGGTACGCCCGAGGAAGAGCCCGAGCTCGACGGCGTGCAGGATACGGAAGCCTCCGCCCCCGTGCCGCTCGCGGGCGCCAAAGGCAGCAAGGCCTCCGCGCCCAAGCTGCGCGGTGCGGCTTCCGAGCCTGCGGTTGCTTCGGCCGGCGGCTCCGACGAGAAGCCCGAAGGCGAGCCCTCCTCCGGCGGTGCCGAAGTGGTGCGGCTCGACGTCTTCCGCAAGAAGTAA
- a CDS encoding shikimate kinase: MGGQADREKTEGPLVADPVLLERLGTRCIVLVGMPGAGKSTVGRRLAKRLGLPFLDADEEIERAAGMSIPEIFSSRGESEFREGERRVIARLLQTGPCVLATGGGAFMNAETRAAVARQAVSVWLRAEIPVLLRRVRKRADRPLLAEGDPVAKLEALLAARGDTYALADVTVESRDTAHETVVDEVVATLTAHLDAKAASQPAHG, encoded by the coding sequence GTGGGCGGTCAGGCGGACCGGGAAAAGACGGAAGGCCCTCTCGTGGCCGATCCGGTCCTGCTGGAGCGGCTGGGCACGCGCTGCATCGTGCTCGTCGGCATGCCGGGCGCCGGCAAGTCCACGGTGGGGCGCCGCCTCGCCAAGCGCCTCGGCCTGCCCTTTCTCGATGCCGACGAGGAAATCGAGCGCGCCGCCGGCATGTCGATCCCGGAGATCTTCTCCAGCCGCGGCGAGAGCGAATTCCGCGAGGGCGAGCGGCGGGTGATCGCCCGCCTGTTGCAGACCGGCCCCTGCGTGCTCGCCACCGGCGGCGGCGCCTTCATGAATGCGGAGACGCGGGCGGCCGTGGCCCGGCAGGCCGTCTCGGTCTGGCTGCGGGCGGAAATCCCGGTGCTGCTGCGCCGGGTGCGCAAGCGCGCCGACCGGCCGCTGCTGGCGGAGGGCGATCCCGTCGCCAAGCTCGAAGCCCTGCTCGCCGCCCGCGGCGACACCTATGCGCTGGCCGACGTGACCGTGGAATCCCGCGACACCGCCCATGAAACGGTGGTGGACGAAGTGGTCGCCACGCTCACGGCCCATCTCGATGCCAAAGCCGCCAGCCAGCCTGCGCACGGCTGA
- the prmC gene encoding peptide chain release factor N(5)-glutamine methyltransferase — MTAPPLTLGGLRRQLATRFSAAGIDSPDLDASLLIAHALGLEPGDVRLRGADPLAPDALPRIEALAAQRLSGVPVARLVGEKEFWSLSFSLSPETLVPRPDTETVVEAALMTVTDRTAPLHILDLGTGSGAILAALLVELPAAVGIGVDQSEGAARTARDNLARAGLQGRGTVIVGDWASALGGGFDLVVSNPPYIPSIDIVGLAIEVRENDPLAALDGGADGLSSYRIIAAEAPRLLKAGGHLVLELGIGQEAEVAALAGAAGLAITGPARRDLGGIPRALVARRS, encoded by the coding sequence ATGACCGCGCCGCCCCTCACCCTCGGCGGCCTGCGGCGTCAGCTCGCCACGCGCTTCAGCGCAGCCGGCATCGACAGCCCGGACCTCGACGCTTCCCTCCTGATCGCTCATGCGCTCGGCCTCGAGCCGGGCGACGTGCGCCTGCGGGGCGCCGATCCGCTCGCGCCCGACGCCCTGCCCCGCATCGAGGCACTCGCGGCGCAGCGTTTGTCCGGCGTGCCGGTGGCGCGGCTCGTCGGCGAGAAGGAGTTCTGGAGCCTTAGCTTCTCCCTCTCGCCGGAGACGCTGGTGCCGCGCCCCGACACCGAAACCGTGGTGGAGGCGGCGCTCATGACCGTGACGGACCGCACCGCGCCGCTGCACATCCTCGATCTTGGCACCGGCTCGGGCGCCATCCTCGCCGCGCTGCTGGTGGAACTGCCGGCAGCGGTCGGGATCGGCGTCGATCAGTCGGAAGGCGCGGCCCGCACCGCCCGCGACAATCTCGCCCGCGCGGGATTGCAGGGCCGCGGCACCGTCATCGTCGGCGACTGGGCAAGCGCGCTCGGCGGCGGCTTCGACCTCGTGGTCTCCAACCCGCCCTATATCCCGAGCATCGACATCGTGGGCCTCGCCATCGAGGTGCGCGAGAACGACCCGCTGGCGGCCCTCGACGGCGGCGCGGACGGCCTCTCCTCCTACCGTATCATTGCCGCCGAGGCGCCAAGGCTGCTGAAGGCCGGCGGGCATCTGGTGCTGGAGCTGGGGATCGGGCAGGAGGCGGAAGTCGCCGCCCTCGCAGGTGCAGCAGGACTCGCCATAACCGGCCCCGCCCGGCGCGACCTTGGCGGCATTCCCCGCGCCCTTGTCGCCCGGCGATCCTGA
- a CDS encoding dihydrofolate reductase, which translates to MRPLVQIVAMAENGVIGRDQKLPWHLPSDLKRFRALTTGKPILMGRHTYLSIGRPLPERISVVVSRDPGFAPPPQVRVATTLAAALRLADDAAGQMGAPEIAVIGGRQIFAETEPLSSLVHLTLVHAEPDGDVRLPPYDPARWRERERQGPLQGPQDEYAFSYVTLEKR; encoded by the coding sequence ATGCGTCCTCTCGTCCAGATCGTGGCCATGGCGGAGAACGGCGTGATCGGCCGCGACCAGAAGCTGCCCTGGCACCTGCCCTCGGACCTGAAGCGCTTCCGGGCGCTGACGACCGGCAAACCCATCCTCATGGGGCGCCACACCTACCTCTCCATCGGCCGGCCGCTGCCGGAGCGCATCTCCGTGGTGGTGAGCCGCGATCCCGGCTTCGCGCCGCCACCACAAGTGCGGGTGGCCACGACCCTCGCGGCGGCCCTCCGTCTGGCGGACGACGCGGCCGGGCAGATGGGCGCACCTGAGATTGCGGTCATCGGCGGCCGGCAGATCTTCGCCGAGACGGAGCCGCTCTCATCCCTCGTGCATCTGACGCTGGTGCATGCCGAGCCGGACGGCGACGTGCGCTTGCCACCCTATGATCCGGCCCGCTGGCGTGAACGGGAGCGGCAGGGGCCGCTACAGGGGCCGCAGGACGAATACGCTTTCAGCTATGTGACGCTGGAGAAGCGCTAA
- a CDS encoding site-specific tyrosine recombinase XerD, whose product MSLSGPIALFLDMQAVERGASRHTLDAYGRDLADFEDFLSVRDHGIDAATTDDIRAYLAELTDRGLKATTVARRLSAIRQLYRFLYAEGRRGDDPAAVLEGPKRGRPLPKVLNVDQVTRLIDTAHDRAGEDVSSPERLRRLRVVCLVELLYATGLRISELVSLPAAAARARDVIMVTGKGSKERMVPLSGPAKAAMTAYLAARAESGLAVSKWLFPTAAESGHLTRQHAARELKDLAVAAGVPPQALSPHVLRHAFASHLLAHGADLRIVQTLLGHADVSTTQIYTHILDERLKSMVRDLHPLSGE is encoded by the coding sequence ATGAGCCTTTCCGGCCCCATCGCGCTCTTCCTCGACATGCAGGCGGTGGAACGGGGCGCGAGCCGCCACACACTCGATGCCTATGGGCGCGACCTCGCGGATTTCGAGGATTTCCTCTCGGTCCGCGACCACGGCATCGACGCCGCCACCACCGACGACATCCGCGCCTATCTCGCCGAACTGACCGACCGGGGCCTCAAGGCGACCACGGTCGCCCGGCGTCTGTCCGCCATCCGGCAGCTCTATCGCTTTCTCTATGCGGAGGGCCGGCGCGGCGATGACCCGGCCGCGGTGCTGGAGGGTCCGAAGCGCGGCCGCCCCCTGCCCAAGGTGCTGAACGTCGATCAGGTGACGCGGCTCATCGACACCGCCCATGACCGTGCCGGCGAGGATGTGTCGTCACCCGAGCGGCTGCGCCGGCTGCGCGTGGTCTGCCTGGTCGAGCTGCTCTACGCCACCGGCCTGCGCATCTCGGAACTCGTCAGCCTGCCCGCTGCGGCGGCGCGGGCGCGGGACGTCATCATGGTCACCGGCAAGGGCTCGAAGGAGCGTATGGTGCCGCTCAGCGGACCCGCCAAGGCGGCCATGACGGCCTATCTCGCGGCGCGCGCCGAAAGCGGGCTTGCGGTCTCGAAATGGCTGTTTCCCACGGCGGCGGAGAGCGGCCATCTCACCCGCCAGCATGCCGCCCGCGAGCTGAAGGATCTAGCCGTGGCGGCCGGCGTGCCGCCGCAGGCGCTGTCGCCGCATGTGCTGCGTCATGCCTTCGCCAGCCATCTTCTGGCCCATGGCGCGGACCTGCGCATCGTCCAGACCCTGCTCGGACACGCGGACGTGTCCACCACGCAGATCTACACCCATATCCTGGACGAACGCCTGAAAAGCATGGTCCGCGACCTGCATCCGCTGTCCGGAGAGTGA
- the aroB gene encoding 3-dehydroquinate synthase → MTASAPTETAPRTVRVELGQRAYDILIGPGLLAQAGARIAALRPGARVAIVTDRNVAERHLGTAEASLAAAGIDHSAIVVEPGEATKSYAGLQQVTEGLIAARIERRDLVLALGGGVVGDLAGFAASVVRRGLDFVQAPTTLLSQVDSSVGGKTGINSPQGKNLIGAFHQPVLVLADTAALDTLPARELRAGYAEVAKYGLLGDARLFDWLEGAWRDIVTGDAQRVEAVAASCLAKAAIVARDETETGDRALLNLGHTFGHALEAGAGYSQRLLHGEAVSIGMCLAFAYSARLGLCAGQDAVRAQRHLEAVGLPTRIADVPGELPDTDGLMRLIAQDKKVSRGRLTFILARGIGEAFIAEDVDADSVRAFLEEMRSA, encoded by the coding sequence ATGACCGCCTCCGCCCCGACCGAGACCGCCCCCCGCACCGTGCGCGTGGAGCTGGGCCAGCGCGCCTATGACATCCTCATCGGCCCCGGCCTTCTGGCGCAGGCGGGCGCGCGGATCGCCGCCCTGCGGCCGGGGGCGCGGGTCGCCATCGTCACGGACCGTAATGTGGCCGAGCGCCATCTCGGCACGGCGGAAGCCTCCCTCGCTGCCGCCGGCATCGACCATTCGGCCATCGTGGTGGAGCCGGGCGAAGCCACCAAGAGCTATGCCGGTCTCCAGCAGGTGACGGAGGGCCTGATCGCCGCCCGCATCGAGCGGCGCGATCTCGTGCTGGCGCTGGGCGGCGGCGTGGTGGGCGACCTCGCCGGCTTTGCCGCCTCCGTGGTGCGGCGCGGTCTCGATTTCGTGCAGGCGCCGACCACTCTGCTCTCGCAGGTGGATTCCTCCGTCGGCGGCAAGACCGGCATCAACTCGCCCCAGGGCAAGAACCTCATCGGCGCCTTTCACCAGCCGGTTCTCGTGCTGGCGGACACCGCCGCGCTCGATACTTTGCCGGCGCGGGAACTGCGCGCCGGATATGCCGAGGTGGCTAAATATGGCCTGCTCGGCGATGCCAGGCTGTTCGACTGGCTGGAAGGCGCATGGCGCGACATCGTCACCGGCGATGCGCAGCGGGTGGAGGCGGTGGCCGCGAGCTGCCTGGCGAAGGCGGCCATCGTCGCCCGCGACGAGACCGAGACCGGCGACCGCGCTTTGCTCAATCTCGGCCATACCTTCGGCCACGCGCTGGAAGCGGGGGCCGGCTATTCGCAGCGCCTGCTGCACGGCGAGGCGGTGTCCATCGGTATGTGCCTCGCCTTCGCCTATTCCGCCCGTCTCGGCCTGTGCGCGGGGCAGGACGCGGTGCGGGCACAGCGCCATCTGGAAGCGGTGGGCCTGCCCACCCGCATCGCCGACGTGCCGGGCGAGCTGCCGGACACCGACGGGCTGATGCGCCTGATTGCGCAGGACAAGAAGGTCTCGCGCGGCCGCCTCACCTTCATCCTCGCCCGCGGCATCGGCGAAGCCTTCATCGCCGAGGACGTGGACGCAGACAGCGTGCGCGCCTTCCTGGAGGAGATGCGGAGCGCGTGA
- a CDS encoding flavin monoamine oxidase family protein, producing the protein MTAAPDVVIVGAGAAGLAAARTLRAAGVSFRVLEASARTGGRAFTESESLGQPWDHGCHWLHDAEDNPFVGIAETLGFRFLKSDGRRNRRLHLGRRMADAGEQAASLRAVHEAFEAIAAAGEAGRDVPAAEVLAEHPSDPRWAGLVRQWVALMTAQDPETVSTLDYSRYRDTDHNWPVIDGYGALVRAAGADVPVTLSCPVRRIDWSGPGVRLETDAGTLAAKAAIVTVSTQVIADGQLGFFPALPPALAEAFAALPLGVAEKVALSFDRDVFGIAERTGLGVLDEDAPGRGPFQFQLLPGSRSAAIGHMAGEMGARLLKDGPDAMAAAALDALCAVFGEDVRRHVRGTHTTGWAQEPFIRGAYSCALPGQAEARAALFEPLAERIHFAGEAVHPYAFSTAHGAHLSGITAAERCIGALAA; encoded by the coding sequence ATGACCGCCGCACCCGATGTCGTCATCGTCGGCGCGGGAGCTGCCGGTCTTGCCGCTGCCCGCACGCTGCGCGCGGCGGGCGTCTCCTTCCGCGTCCTTGAAGCCTCCGCCCGCACCGGTGGGCGTGCCTTCACCGAGAGCGAGAGCCTCGGCCAGCCCTGGGATCATGGCTGCCACTGGCTGCATGACGCGGAGGACAATCCCTTCGTCGGCATCGCCGAGACGCTGGGCTTCCGCTTCCTGAAATCCGACGGCCGCCGCAACCGCCGCCTCCACCTCGGCCGCCGCATGGCGGACGCGGGCGAACAGGCGGCCTCGCTCAGGGCCGTGCATGAGGCCTTCGAGGCCATCGCCGCAGCGGGCGAAGCGGGCCGGGATGTGCCGGCCGCCGAGGTGCTGGCCGAGCACCCGTCTGATCCGCGCTGGGCGGGCCTCGTGCGCCAGTGGGTGGCGCTGATGACGGCGCAGGATCCCGAGACCGTCTCCACTCTCGATTATTCCCGCTATCGCGACACCGACCACAACTGGCCGGTGATCGACGGCTATGGCGCGCTGGTGCGGGCGGCGGGCGCCGACGTGCCGGTCACGCTTTCCTGCCCCGTGCGACGGATCGACTGGTCCGGCCCCGGCGTGCGCCTGGAGACGGACGCCGGCACGCTCGCGGCGAAAGCCGCCATCGTCACCGTCTCGACACAGGTGATCGCGGACGGGCAGCTCGGCTTCTTTCCCGCCTTGCCGCCGGCGCTGGCCGAGGCCTTCGCAGCTCTGCCGCTCGGCGTGGCGGAGAAGGTGGCGCTGTCCTTCGACCGCGATGTCTTCGGCATTGCCGAGCGCACGGGCCTCGGCGTGCTCGACGAGGATGCGCCGGGGCGCGGGCCGTTCCAGTTCCAGCTTCTGCCCGGCTCCCGCTCAGCCGCCATCGGCCATATGGCGGGCGAGATGGGCGCGCGCCTCCTCAAGGATGGCCCCGACGCCATGGCGGCCGCGGCGCTCGACGCGCTCTGCGCCGTCTTCGGCGAGGATGTGCGGCGCCATGTGCGCGGCACCCACACGACCGGCTGGGCGCAGGAGCCGTTCATCCGGGGCGCCTATTCCTGCGCCCTGCCGGGGCAGGCCGAGGCCCGCGCGGCGCTGTTCGAGCCGTTGGCCGAGCGCATCCATTTCGCGGGGGAGGCGGTGCATCCCTATGCCTTCTCCACGGCCCATGGCGCCCACCTGTCCGGCATCACGGCGGCCGAGCGCTGCATCGGAGCGCTGGCGGCCTGA
- the prfA gene encoding peptide chain release factor 1 has product MSIELPTAKLDQLVARHAEVEALLAAGAEGEEYVRLGREFSDLSPVVEQVRALRAAERDLADARELLADPEMRDLAQSEVTRLEAELETLAKEVRLALLPKDAMDERGVILEVRAGTGGDEAALFAGDLFRMYARYAAEKGWSVELLSESEGTVGGYKEVVAAVHGRGAYARLKFESGVHRVQRVPDTETSGRIHTSAATVAVLPEAEDVDVDINESDLRIDVYRAQGAGGQHVNKTESAVRITHIPTGMVVAVQDERSQHRNKARAMALLRSRMLDEERQKADANRAADRKGQVGSGDRSERIRTYNFPQGRVTDHRINLTLYKLDEVMTGQALDEIIDPLLTEHQASLMAAADEA; this is encoded by the coding sequence ATGAGCATCGAGTTGCCCACCGCCAAGCTGGACCAGCTGGTGGCCCGCCACGCGGAAGTGGAAGCCCTGCTCGCGGCCGGTGCCGAGGGCGAGGAATATGTGCGGCTGGGGCGCGAATTCTCCGACCTCTCGCCGGTGGTGGAGCAGGTGCGCGCCCTGCGCGCCGCCGAGCGCGATCTGGCCGACGCCCGCGAGCTGCTGGCCGATCCCGAGATGCGCGACCTCGCCCAGAGCGAAGTGACGCGGCTCGAGGCGGAGCTGGAGACGCTCGCCAAGGAGGTGCGCCTCGCCCTCCTGCCCAAGGACGCCATGGACGAGCGCGGCGTCATCCTTGAAGTGCGCGCCGGCACCGGCGGCGACGAGGCGGCGCTGTTCGCCGGCGACCTGTTCCGCATGTATGCGCGCTATGCCGCCGAGAAGGGCTGGAGCGTCGAGCTCCTCTCCGAGAGCGAGGGCACGGTGGGCGGCTACAAGGAAGTGGTGGCCGCCGTGCACGGGCGCGGCGCCTATGCCCGCCTGAAGTTCGAATCCGGCGTCCACCGGGTGCAGCGGGTGCCCGACACGGAGACCTCCGGCCGCATCCACACCTCTGCCGCCACCGTGGCCGTGCTGCCCGAGGCGGAGGACGTGGACGTGGACATCAACGAGAGCGACCTGCGCATCGACGTCTATCGCGCTCAGGGCGCCGGCGGCCAGCACGTGAACAAGACCGAGAGCGCGGTGCGCATCACTCACATTCCCACCGGCATGGTGGTGGCGGTGCAGGACGAGCGCTCCCAGCACCGGAACAAGGCCCGTGCCATGGCGCTGCTGCGCTCGCGCATGCTGGACGAGGAGCGCCAGAAGGCGGATGCCAACCGCGCCGCCGACCGCAAGGGCCAGGTGGGCTCCGGCGACCGCTCCGAACGCATCCGCACCTACAATTTCCCCCAGGGGCGCGTGACCGACCACCGCATCAACCTCACGCTCTACAAGCTGGACGAGGTGATGACGGGACAGGCGCTCGACGAGATCATCGATCCGCTGCTCACGGAACATCAGGCGAGCCTGATGGCCGCCGCCGACGAGGCCTGA